A single window of Acetohalobium arabaticum DSM 5501 DNA harbors:
- a CDS encoding flavodoxin family protein → MEKEALVCYWSRTGNTEQVAETIKEALEENDLNVTYKEVKEMEDDDFLDYDWVFLGTPSHHFLPPKPALKTLQSKLNTYSNEGEVKLCAPDRPDKKAAVFCTYSGPHTGIDEAIPVGKYLGQFLEHIGFNVVDEWYVIGEMHMNIPNINTEGRLGNIKGRPNEEDLTRIKNNVEDVLEK, encoded by the coding sequence ATGGAAAAAGAAGCATTAGTCTGTTATTGGTCTCGAACCGGTAATACAGAGCAAGTAGCCGAAACTATTAAAGAAGCTTTAGAAGAGAACGATTTAAATGTAACCTACAAAGAAGTTAAGGAAATGGAAGATGACGATTTTTTAGATTATGATTGGGTATTTTTAGGTACTCCTTCCCACCACTTCTTACCTCCAAAGCCGGCATTAAAAACTTTACAAAGCAAATTAAATACTTATTCTAATGAAGGAGAAGTTAAATTATGTGCTCCTGACCGCCCTGATAAGAAAGCAGCTGTTTTCTGCACTTATTCTGGGCCACATACAGGAATTGATGAAGCCATTCCAGTAGGAAAGTACCTAGGCCAGTTCTTAGAACATATAGGCTTTAATGTAGTGGATGAATGGTATGTAATTGGAGAAATGCATATGAATATCCCGAATATAAATACCGAAGGAAGATTAGGAAATATCAAAGGACGGCCAAATGAAGAAGATTTAACCAGAATTAAAAATAATGTTGAAGACGTCTTAGAAAAATAA
- the tnpA gene encoding IS200/IS605 family transposase translates to MNNLIHARTCVYNVGYHIVFTVKYRQKVLTGKVATRLKEVLHQVAQDKEFIIETMELMPDHVHIFVSTKPTVAPTDIVRTIKSISAIKLFDKHPKLKKFYARCGSLWSKGYFIDTVGNANIETIKEYIVNQDFQ, encoded by the coding sequence ATGAATAATCTAATTCATGCTAGAACATGTGTTTATAATGTTGGCTATCATATTGTATTTACAGTTAAATATCGCCAAAAAGTATTAACAGGTAAAGTAGCTACTAGGTTAAAAGAAGTATTACATCAAGTTGCCCAGGATAAAGAGTTTATTATTGAAACTATGGAATTAATGCCTGACCATGTTCATATTTTTGTATCTACTAAACCAACAGTAGCACCTACCGATATAGTTAGAACCATAAAAAGCATATCAGCAATTAAGCTTTTTGATAAACACCCTAAGTTAAAGAAGTTTTATGCTCGTTGTGGTTCTTTATGGAGTAAAGGATATTTTATAGATACAGTGGGTAATGCAAATATTGAAACTATTAAAGAATATATTGTAAATCAAGATTTTCAATAG